The DNA region TCTTGGTTTTCTTCTCGATGAGCCCCACTCCCTCCAGCACGTTGGTGATGTCATAGATCCTCCCCTTCTGTCTCACTGCCAATCTGTCTGCAGCCTGTTAATGGACACAACAGACTAGACAATACTGACAGACACCTAAAGAGAAATTTTAATGGACTTTACTGAGAAAACTAATCTTGAGGAAAACTGAACAGTCGCAATACATCGGGGGGAAAAAAGAAAAACCATGTAAACACAAAGAAATGATGAAGCTGTTTTGGCCTGCAGAGGTTCCCCCTCCCCTCGGTCTCTACCCTGTCCCCCAGCCCTGTGACACACCACATCTCTGACCACAGGATGGCGCCCCTGCAGAGGCACAATGAGGATCTTACACCCTCCTCCACCCCACCAGACATGCACATGGGTAAGGACTACTAGGCCATTCACTCAGAGTTCACGGTCATTTGTAATAATGACTGGTGgtcaatggtggtggtggtggtatctTAGCGTGTAGTAATCTAAGAAATGAAGGGACTTTTTAAAAAGAGGGTTAAGATGATCGTTGTTATCGTATCTAAAATCAACGAGAGTGGTTGACAGAATTGGAACACTGTCAAGTCTGCAGCATTTCTCTATGCTCATAGTTGTCAGGCTACTGTTAACTCCTTTTGTCCCTCTTCCACTCCTATAGAATGCCACCCCCAGGCGACAGCCAGCCTAGCGACGCAGCAGTTGTTAGTCGGCACTGCAACGGGCGTCCAGCACCAACAAGGGGTTCTGGGAGGACACTCAGGCCAGGAGCTCCAGTCCATGCTTGAAATGGGGattaaggaggagagagagggtgagggagggaggtgaaaGGGGAGGTGAAGTTCTGAAGCTCAATAGGAGACCAGCTGAAGGAGGAAAGAGAATGTGAAGGAGGGATTAGGGTTTGAGGGGGAGAAGGGGAAGTGGGCTGCCTGCTGAAATGAACCGACACCTGAGACCAATtgaaggaggtggtggagggttggaggaTGAGGGTGGGGGTCTGGAAATGGGAGGGAGGCAAACTCTTGGGTTTGGGAGGGAGCTGAGGGCTGTTCATGTACTAAAACGGCTTTACTCCCTGTGTGGTGTTCTTACAGAGAGATGTTTTCTGTGTCCTTTAGGTGTGGCTGACCTAATAGATGAGCTGATGTCATATGATGGTAAGCATTAGAACTGAGAGTCTAAAGATAAGTAAgcatgccctatcccatctggacaagaggaatacctgtgTAAGAATTCTGtacattgactacagttcagcatttaacaccatagtaccctccaagctggGTCTCAACCCCGACCTGTgcgattgggtcctggacttcctgacaggccgtccccaggtggtgaaggtagaaaacaacatctccacttcgctgatcctcaacactggggccccacaagggtgcgtgctcagcctcctcctgttcttcctgttcacccatgactgcgtggccatgcacgcctccaactcgatcatcaagtttgcagacgacacaacagtagtaggcttgatcaccaacaacgacgagacagcctatagggaggaggtgagggcactcggagtgtggtttcaggaaaacaacctctcactcaacatcaacaaagcaaaggagatgatcgtggactccagagtgagcagcagagggagcacccatccatccacatcgacgggacagcagtggagaaggtggaaagctttaagttcctcggcgtacacatcacggacatactgaaatggtccacccacacagacagtgtggtgaagaaggcgcaacagcgcctcttcaacctcaggaggctgaagaaatgtgtcttgtcacctaaaaccctcacaaacttttacagatgcacaattgagagcagaTACACAGTTAGCTAAGTGCCTGAGTGGAAGTCCCTATGTTGTGCAGTGCATCCTATGGGGTTGTTGTTGGCTAACCAGCCTTCCATTGCACTTCTTTTGGTGCATCTTTGCATTGTCTTTTTGGATGACTGAAGTGTTTACCACAACTGAATCAAATTGCATTGATGCCAGTGTTTTCTATTTCATTAGATACATCTGCTATTTAACACTACAAATAGTCATATGTGATAATAGTGTTCAGTACGGATACGGACACAGATAGTGGTGTTTCCGGTCATGGAGATGCTTGTTGATACAGTGTGACTGTATCTAGACCAGGATGTCTGTAGTTACGTCTGGTAGCATTAATGCTCACTGACGCAATGTCTTCCTCCACCATGCAATGTGAAATGTCTTTCTAAACTCGATTATTACTCAGTTTCTTATTGAACTGGAGGCCCAACTCAGTATGGATTTTACTGTTTTTGTTTTGCTATGTAAAAAATGTGACACTGccaatatttttgtattttgttatttcccttatttacagtgccttcagaaagtattcatacccctagacttattccacattttgttgttacagcatgaattcaaaattgattaaatatttttttcacccatctacacacaataccccttaattacaaagagaaaacatgtttttagaaatgtttgcaaatgtgtcATCTTGCTAAGGAACCCCCAGTGTatattggccttgtgttttaggttattgtcctgctgtaaggtgaatttgtcttccagtgtctgttttcttctaggattttgcccATGCTTATAGCTTTATTCCATTTACTTTTATCCTAAAAActcccttgccgatgacaagcatacccataacatgatgcagccaccaccatgcttgaaaatatgaagagtggtacttgtagatatgatgtgttggatttgccccaaacataacgcctTATATTCACGACAAccagttcatttctttgccacgtTTTCTTGCAGAATTActtaattgtcaggaattgtgaaaaactgagtttaaatgtctttggctaaggtgtatgtaaacttccgacttccgaAGAGCCAtgcggcagggatgtccttgtcccgttgcgcactagtgactcctgtggcggaccgggcacagtgcacggtgtttcctccgacacattggttgctggcttccgggttggatgtgcattgtgtcaagaagcagtggggtttggttgggttgtgtttcggaggacgcatggctctcaattttcgcctctcccgagtctgtacggaagttgcagcgatgagacaagactgtaactactaccaattgggggGAATAAGGGGTAAAACATCAACAAAAAAAGatatatcagaataatagtagagagaatgatttatttcagcttttatttatttcatcacattcccagtgggtcagaagtttacatacactcaattagtatttggtagcatttaaattgtttaacttgggtcaaacatttcaggtagccttccacaagcttcccacaataagttgggtgaattttggcccattcctcctgacagagcaggtgtaactgagtcaggtttgtaggccaccttgctcgcacatgcttttacagttctgcccacaaatgttctataggattgaggtcagggctttgtgatggccactccaataccttgactttgttgttcttaagccattttgccacaactttggaagtatgcttggggtcattgtccatttggaagacccatttgcgaccaagctttacattttacattgaagtcatttagcagacgctcttatccagagcgactgaaggtaccacgttcatctgtacaaacaatagtacgcaagtacaaacaccatgggaccacgcagccgtcatactgctcaggaagttgttgtctcctagagatgaacgtactttggtgcgaaaagtgcaatccagagcgacttacaagtacatacattcatactttaacttcctgactgatgtcttgagatgttgcttcaatatatccacatcattttctttcctcatgatgtcatctatattgtgaagtgcactagtccctcctgcagcaaagcacccccataacatgatgctgccacacctgtgcttcagggttgggatggtgttcttcggcttgcaagcatccccctttttcctccaaacatacaatggtcattatggccaaacagttctatttttgtttcatcagactagaggacatttctcctaaaagtacgatctttgtccccatgtgcagttacaaaccgtagtctggctttattgtggcggttttggagcagtggcttcttccttgctgagcggcctttcaggttatgttgatatcggacccgttttactgtggatataggtacttttgtacctgtttcctccagcatcttcacaaggtcctttgttgttgttctgtgtgattgatttgcacttttcgcaccaaagtacgttcatctctaggagacaacaacttcctgagcagtatgacggctgcgtggtcccatggtgtttgtacttgcgtactattgtttgtacagatgaacgtggtaccttcaggcgtttggaaattgctcccaaggatgaaccagacttgtggatgtctacaatttttttctgaggtcttggttgaaatcttttgattttcccaagatgtcaagcaaagaggcactgaatttgaaggtaggccttgaaacacatccacaggtacacctccaattgactcaaatgatgtcaattagtaaaacaattatattattgatcgattgactatgacttttcaaatcacccagtattgctatctgccaTCTACTGGCCaaatctttgtctctctctctctaccttcatcttctgtctctctctctctcccccccatcctctgtctctctcattccccccctctctctttgtcaaCCTCTCACCCCCTTACTCtcttattccccctctctctctctgtcaacctctctcccccttactctcttattccccctctctctctctgtcaacctctctccccctactctcttatttccctccctctctctctctctctctgtcaacctctctcccccttactctcttatcccccccctctctctctctctgtcaacctctctcccccttactctcctattcccccctctctctctctctctgtcaacctctctcccccttactctcttagtccccccccccccctctctctctctctctctcaaaaagtAACACCCTCCTTGTTATGTGCTATGAGTCTGAGTTCCCAAAAGGAGGATCCGGAGCAGTAGGTAAACATTAGCTTACTGCAGGAGAGGAGACAAGCAAAGGAGGTAAGGCTTATTTATTTTTGAAGGATTGGCTGATTTGTGGAAAAAGTGTTACTGGTAGTGACATTGTGAAGCTGGTTAGTGGTTAATATGTTCCTTAGCAAGCCAAAGCATCTGTCTACAGATTCATATGTGGTTGAATGTGGTGAGAGAGGTACATTTTGCGATACAGTATAAAGAAACAAAGACAGCTTGTCCAGGGCATAATATGTTGTTTCCAAATGCAAAGGTTAAATCCAGGTGTGTgggctttctttttttctttctttttagtgTCTGTCATTATTGGTTTAGGACCGGTGAGAAAGTTTGGAATGGGCATTACACTCACATACCCTACTGAATGAAACCGATATTACAGGTTTCCTATGACATGACATTTCTGTTTCTATTTATTTTAACTCCCCCTATAGTGTGTTGTATATGCATGTGAATATCCATGAGACACAGGAGTTGGACCCCACCTTTCTGCCTGTATGAGTAACTAGGTAGATTCCATTCACACGATTTACTGCCCCCAATGTTATCACCAACCTTATGAGGTCAAAGACTCAACAAAAGGAGATGGGATGGATTGCACTAATGGAATTCAAATAGCATCTCCATCTGGACCTGTGAAATGTGTGTttgcgtgcctgcgtgtgtgtgtactggcTCAGAGACCTCAGAGAGATCATGTTTTTGATCAAGGGGAGGGAAAAGCAGGGTGATAGGAAAGTGCCTGTGGCTCAACACTCTTTCTGTCTCTGGTCTTCATATACTCACTCTCTGCTTGTTGTAAATCTTGTTATTATATGCCTTAAATTTTATTTTACTGTGTCTTTTTTTGCTGTGAAGTCCATTTACATTTTAATGCACTTTCAATAAAAGATGCAATTGAGAAAAGTGCACTATTTAGTCCAGTTTAACTAAAAGCGTTGGATCTTATTTGACCAGGTATTGTCGCAGCAAAATAATCCTTCAGCAATAAAGATTTTAACGCTCAGTCCATATTGTTGCTTGAtctgtggttaggctattagctggtcaAAATTAGGCTACATTCAGtggttgacttgggcaggagctcacctgAGCTGGTCCCGGCACCtctaatgttctactgcttgaggtCCTGTTCCTCTTCTAGAATATTAGATCAAAAGTAgatcagtccaagtcaagcactggctACATGAAaggtgcaatactgttaatacaACCGTGTGTTATTGCGGGCTTTTGTGAATTTCTTTAAATCATGAAGCTCATCGACATTTCCTGCAGTGCAGGAACATTTTCAGCAGCAAAAAATTATCAAAATAAGATTCTACACCTGTGGGAAAAGCATTTCAGTAATCAGAAAGGATCTAGCACGAAATCACTTGTAGATGATAACCACATTTTGTTTCGACACCAACCCTTGGGTGTGACACCAACTGTTGTCCCCACGTGATTAAAAATGACCCGGGGACATTGAGGTTTTTACATTCCTTCTATTTTCCTTTCACTTTCAATAAAGTTTGATTAAATTTGAATTTGCTGCACAGACTACTGACTCTCAGTAGACCATCCTAATCCTCCTGCTCTGTCCTACAGATACAGATATCCCTCCACCATGGATCTGGTCGAGGACTACGATTACTATGACAACCTAACCCTGAACTACAGCTATGAGGACTACCACACTGTGTGTGAAAAGGCTCATGTGCGCTCCTTCGCTGGCCTCTTCCTCCCTGTGGTGTACTCAGTCTGTGTGGTGGTTGGGCTAGCCGGGAACTCCCTGGTGCTATCCGTCTACGCCTACCATAAACGTCTGAGGAGAACCATGATGGACGCCTTCCTAGTCCACCTGGCCATAGCcgacctccttctcctcctaacCCTGCCCTTCTGGGCTGCGGACGCGGCGCAGGGCTGGGAGCTGGGCCTGCCTCTCTGTAAGCTGGTCTCTGCCTGCTACACCATCAACTTCACCTGCTGCATGCTGCTGCTTGCCTGTGTTAGCATGGACCGCTACCTAGCATCTATTAGAGCGGAGGGAAGGAACCAGGGAAGGCTAGGCAGGGTCTTCACCCGGGCTCACTGTGGGAAGATCTGCCTGGGGGTGTGGGCTGTGGCTTTCCTCCTGGGTCTTCCAGACCTGCTGTTCTCCACGGTGAGCGAGACCTCCGGGAGAAGGGTCTGTTTGGCTGTCTACCCACCCAGTCTGGCCCAGGAGGTCAAGGCCTGCCTAGAGAtggtggaggtactgttggggttCCTGGTGCCGCTCCTGGTGATGGCGTGGTGTTACTTCAACGTTGGGCGTGCGTTGGGGCGACTCCCAGtggagagtaggaggaggaggctgagcgCTATCCGGGTGTTACTGGTCGTGGTGGGGGTGTTCGTGGTCACCCAGCTGCCCTACAACGCTGTGAAGATGTGCCGGGCGATGGACTCTGCCTACACGCTGGTGACCCACTGCGGTGTGAGTAAGGCCCTGGACCGGGCGGCGCAGGTCACTGAGAGCCTGGCTCTGACCCACTGCTGTCTCAACCCACTACTCTATGCCTTCCTAGGGTCCTCCTTAGGAAAGCATGTACTGAAAGCAGCCAAGGCGTTTGGAGAAAGGACAAGGAGAAGGGAGGAGCAAGCTGTGGAGATGTCCTTCAACAACTCTCATGCCGCCTCACAGGAGACTAGTGCCTTTTCCAtatgagacagaaacagagacagagagagggagagagagagagacagagagagagagagagagagagagagagagagagagagagagagagagagagagagacagagagagggagagagagagagagagacagagagagggagagagagagggagagagagagagagagagagagacagagacagagagagggagagagagagagagagagacagagagagggagagagagagggagagagagagagacagagagagggagagagagagggggagagagagagagagacagagagagggagagagagagatagagacagagagagggagagagagagagagagagagacagagacagagagagggagagagaggggggggcagaacGTGTCTCACCTTGTTATCACATAAGATTTGATCACTTGTATAGCAATTATTTGCAGTATTGTTAAATATCTGCTGCTATGGAACTATTGAGTCAAATCAGGGgaagctagcctggtcccattCTGCAATGACCCCAGGGAAAGCGAGCTGTTTACATTCCTGCCTttttttgtttacattcctgcCTTTTTATAGCAGAACAGCAAGATACCAGATGTTACAGTGAAGTTAATTTTCGCGCTTATCAGAGGGGCTGCCCTTGTCAGTGGGGCTGCCCTTGTCAGTGGGGCTGCCCTTGTCAGTGGGGCTGCCCTTGTCAGTGGGGCTGCCCTTGTCAGTGGGGCTGCCCTTGTCAGTGAGGCTGCCCTTGTCAGTGGGGCTGCCCTTGTCAGTGGGGCTGCCCTTGTCAGTGGGGCTGCCCTTGTCAGTGAGGCTGCCCTTGTCAGTGGGGCTGCCTTTGTCAGTGGGGCTGCCCTTGTCAGTGGGGCTGCCCTTGTCAGTGAGGCTGCCTTTGTCAGTGGGGCTGCCCTTGTCAGTGGGGCTGCCCTTGTCAGTGAGGCTGCCCTTGTCAGTGGGGCTGCCCTTGTCAGTGGGGCTGCCCTTGTCAGTGAGGCTGCCCTTGTCAGTGGGGCTGCCCTTGTCAGTGAGGCTGCCCTTGTCAGTGGGGCTGCCCTTGTCAGTGGGGCTGCCCTTGTCAGTGAGGCTGCCCTTGTCAGTGGGGCTGCCCTTGTCAGTGGGGCTGCCCTTGTCAGTGGGGCTGCCCTTGTCAGTGGGGCTGCCCTTGTCAGTGAGGCTGCCCTTGTCAGTGATGCTGCCCTTGTCATTGGGGCTGCCCTTGTCAGTGGGGCTGCCCTTGTCAGTGGGGCTGCCTTTGTCAGTGGGGCTGCCCTTGTCAGTGGGGCTGCCTTTGTCAGTGGGGCTGCCCTTGTCAGTGGGGCTGCCCTTGTCAGTGGGGCCAGGGTACATTGTAATCTTATGATATAAGAAAATTGACATTAGAAGTTGGATGGCACTGCTCTTTTTGTGAAACATTTCAAATGAAGCATCTCAGATATTTTACAATGAGTCTCTGCTCAAGAGAGCAATCCCCTGGGATGGGTGGGGACACTGATTTCCATCTTATTTACTCATTCCTCTAAATTCCAGCAAAGACTTACCAAAACAGCACAATTCTCTCCATTTTGAAACCAGCTGaatatcttgtgtgtgtgtgtgtgtgtgtgtgtgtgtgtgtgtgtgtgtgtgtgtgtgtgtgtgtgtgtgtgtgtgtgtgtgtgtgtgtgtgtgtgtgtgtgtgtgtgtgtgtgtgtgtgtgtgtgtgtgtgtgtgtgtgtgtgtgtgtggtgggggctGTGGTAAAgttagtcaggcaggcaggcaggccctgTGGGCATCCTTGATGTGGGAAGAGCTGTGTTTTTTGGCTTGAATTCCTACTTACATCTGCAACCCACATTTATCCATTATTCCTTCATCAGGAAACAACAACTACAGCCATCCAAACAGACAATCACAGTAACCCCTGGTAACCTTTCCAAACAGGGTGCGGTTAAGAACTATTTTCAGAACAGGAGTGCTCTATTG from Salvelinus fontinalis isolate EN_2023a chromosome 26, ASM2944872v1, whole genome shotgun sequence includes:
- the LOC129823898 gene encoding atypical chemokine receptor 4-like is translated as MDLVEDYDYYDNLTLNYSYEDYHTVCEKAHVRSFAGLFLPVVYSVCVVVGLAGNSLVLSVYAYHKRLRRTMMDAFLVHLAIADLLLLLTLPFWAADAAQGWELGLPLCKLVSACYTINFTCCMLLLACVSMDRYLASIRAEGRNQGRLGRVFTRAHCGKICLGVWAVAFLLGLPDLLFSTVSETSGRRVCLAVYPPSLAQEVKACLEMVEVLLGFLVPLLVMAWCYFNVGRALGRLPVESRRRRLSAIRVLLVVVGVFVVTQLPYNAVKMCRAMDSAYTLVTHCGVSKALDRAAQVTESLALTHCCLNPLLYAFLGSSLGKHVLKAAKAFGERTRRREEQAVEMSFNNSHAASQETSAFSI